The Vespa velutina chromosome 4, iVesVel2.1, whole genome shotgun sequence genome has a window encoding:
- the LOC124948239 gene encoding diacylglycerol kinase epsilon-like isoform X1 — protein sequence MWEEGFKTIILPTLSTMLVFVLVINFFRRITEETYIHIRDVTQEHNWKPIRKVTKSYYCSICESLLLNINGLLCDSCGVCADLGCIKTANKILRCKAITMDSNEQLLHHWIKGNLPVVAMCAICNEECDTELGLMDWWCCWCQRTVHDSCKLSISEVCDFGRFRLMIIPPQSLKAISKRRRMRRKLELHSIIKPNWLGWNPLIVVGNRKSGNNDSEEILSLFRGLLNPAQVMDLAEQDPTAILTWCRLLGDTLCTVLVAGGDGTIAWLLNIIHKLQLNPVPAVAILPLGTGNDLSRVLKWGKEHDSNLDPTDILQKIELAERVNFDRWSVKVKPHNGLGSTGSQQNLFMYNYLSIGVDAQVTLDFHRTRQSRFYLFSHRIFNKLLYICFGTQQVMERECKNLDKSLEVYLDGKRVVLPSIESIVILNIPSWAAGVDLWNIGLEEGQNEVGAQKIDDQKLEVCALYSSFHMAQLQVGYSQPHRLGQASVIKVKLLKSCAIQIDGEPWYQHPCELNITYCNQALMLKNKNY from the exons ATGTGGGAGGAAGGATTTAAAACTATTATACTGCCTACATTATCTACTATGTTAGTTTTTGTATtagttattaatttctttcgacgTATTACAGAAGaaacatatattcatataagaGATGTTACTCAAGAACATAATTGGAAGCCTATTAGAAAAGTAACTAAG tCATATTACTGCAGTATTTGTGAAAGTCTATTACTAAATATCAATGGTTTATTATGTGATTCATGTGGAGTATGTGCTGATCTTGGATGTATCAAAACAGCAAACAAAATACTTCGTTGTAAAGCTATTACTATGGATAGTAATGAGCAATTGCTACATCATTGGATTAAAG GTAATTTACCAGTAGTAGCAATGTGTGCTATTTGTAACGAAGAATGTGATACAGAACTTGGGCTTATGGATTGGTGGTGTTGTTGGTGTCAAAGAACTGTTCATGATTCTTGTAAACTTTCTATATCTGAG GTATGTGACTTTGGTAGATTTAGATTAATGATAATCCCACCTCAAAGTTTAAAGGCTATAAGTAAACGTAGAAGAATGAGACGCAAATTAGAGCTACATTCAATTATAAAACCTAATTGGCTTGGTTGGAATCCTCTCATTGTTGTTG gGAACAGGAAATCTGGCAATAATGATAGtgaagaaattttatcattatttagaGGATTATTAAACCCTGCACAAGTTATGGATTTAGCAGAACAAGATCCAACTGCAATACTTACATGGTGTCGTCTACTTGGAGATACTCTCTGTACAGTTCTTGTTGCAGGGGGTGATGGTACCATTGCCTGGttacttaatattattcataaattacaattaaat CCAGTTCCAGCTGTAGCAATACTTCCTTTAGGAACAGGAAATGATTTGTCCAGAGTATTGAAATGGGGTAAAGAGCATGATTCGAATTTAGATCCTACTGACATTTTACAAAAGATAGAACTTGCAGAAAGGGTTAACTTTGATAG GTGGAGTGTAAAAGTAAAACCACACAATGGATTAGGATCTACAGGATCACaacaaaatctttttatgtataattatctAAGCATAGGAGTGGATGCACAAGTAACATTAGACTTCCACCGCACAAGGCAAAGccgtttttatttgttcagtcatagaatttttaataag ttattatacatatgcTTTGGTACACAACAAGTCATGGAAAGAGAATGCAAAAATCTTGACAAAAGTTTAGAAGTGTACTTAGATGGCAAAAGAGTAGTTCTACCTTCTATAGAAAGCATAGTTATACTTAACATTCCATCATGGGCTGCTGGTGTTGACCTCTGGAATATAGGATTGGAAg AAGGACAAAACGAAGTAGGAGCTCAGAAAATTGATGATCAAAAGCTAGAGGTTTGTGCTCTTTACTCATCTTTTCACATGGCTCAATTACAAGTTGGTTACTCGCAACCACATCGATTGGGACAAGCTAGTGTTATAAaa GTAAAACTATTGAAATCATGTGCCATACAAATCGATGGTGAACCTTGGTATCAACATCCTTGTGAGcttaatattacttattgCAATCAAGCATTGAtgttgaagaataaaaattattaa
- the LOC124948507 gene encoding nurim homolog isoform X1, whose amino-acid sequence MIAKTFLMVLCITSLFYIFYVLRKLVYFLSDPNEHRKTLLLSIEDGNLNLSTLWSLLINSCLLSIFILQHSFMANATVKNVLKKLYINEIERSFYNTCSAATLCLLLDNWQFIPWINIWNLNISNNNILWSIFIFIHVLGWCIIYGGCLIMDISELVGFRQVYYKITARPSPMSKKSKELQRYYAHMRHPSFIGFLIILWIHPFMSLDRFLLASIFTIYMLLRWAIDKEDYQYHAHVLRCKQRECFF is encoded by the exons ATGATCGCGAAAACATTTCTTATGGTATTATGCATAACAAgtctcttttacattttttacgttttacgtAAATTAGTGTATTTCCTTTCTGATCCGAATGAACATCGGAAAACTTTACTTCTATCTATCGAAG atGGGAATCTAAATTTATCCACATTATggtcattattaataaactcTTGTTTATTAAGTATTTTCATATTGCAACATTCGTTTATGGCGAATGCTACagtgaaaaatgttttaaaaaagttatatattaacgagatagaaagaagtttttataatacatgCAGTGCAGCTACTCTTTGTTTATTACTGGACAATTGGCAATTTATACCGTGGATTAATATTtggaatttaaatatatctaataataacatattgtggtcaatatttatatttatacatgttCTTGGCTGGTGTATCATATATGGAGGGTGCTTAATAATGGATATTTCAGAATTGGTTGGCTTTAGGCAAGTTTATTATAAGATTACAGCAAGGCCTAGTCCTATGAGTAAAAAATCTAAAGAGTTACAACGATATTATGCACATATGAGACATCCCAGTTTCATTggttttcttataattttgtgGATACATCCTTTTATGAG CCTTGACAGATTTCTATTGGCttcaatatttacaatttatatgttattaagGTGGGCTATAGATAAAGAAGATTATCAATATCATGCTCATGTCCTTAGATGCAAACAAAGAGAatgctttttttaa
- the LOC124948239 gene encoding diacylglycerol kinase epsilon-like isoform X2 has protein sequence MWEEGFKTIILPTLSTMLVFVLVINFFRRITEETYIHIRDVTQEHNWKPIRKVTKSYYCSICESLLLNINGLLCDSCGVCADLGCIKTANKILRCKAITMDSNEQLLHHWIKGNRKSGNNDSEEILSLFRGLLNPAQVMDLAEQDPTAILTWCRLLGDTLCTVLVAGGDGTIAWLLNIIHKLQLNPVPAVAILPLGTGNDLSRVLKWGKEHDSNLDPTDILQKIELAERVNFDRWSVKVKPHNGLGSTGSQQNLFMYNYLSIGVDAQVTLDFHRTRQSRFYLFSHRIFNKLLYICFGTQQVMERECKNLDKSLEVYLDGKRVVLPSIESIVILNIPSWAAGVDLWNIGLEEGQNEVGAQKIDDQKLEVCALYSSFHMAQLQVGYSQPHRLGQASVIKVKLLKSCAIQIDGEPWYQHPCELNITYCNQALMLKNKNY, from the exons ATGTGGGAGGAAGGATTTAAAACTATTATACTGCCTACATTATCTACTATGTTAGTTTTTGTATtagttattaatttctttcgacgTATTACAGAAGaaacatatattcatataagaGATGTTACTCAAGAACATAATTGGAAGCCTATTAGAAAAGTAACTAAG tCATATTACTGCAGTATTTGTGAAAGTCTATTACTAAATATCAATGGTTTATTATGTGATTCATGTGGAGTATGTGCTGATCTTGGATGTATCAAAACAGCAAACAAAATACTTCGTTGTAAAGCTATTACTATGGATAGTAATGAGCAATTGCTACATCATTGGATTAAAG gGAACAGGAAATCTGGCAATAATGATAGtgaagaaattttatcattatttagaGGATTATTAAACCCTGCACAAGTTATGGATTTAGCAGAACAAGATCCAACTGCAATACTTACATGGTGTCGTCTACTTGGAGATACTCTCTGTACAGTTCTTGTTGCAGGGGGTGATGGTACCATTGCCTGGttacttaatattattcataaattacaattaaat CCAGTTCCAGCTGTAGCAATACTTCCTTTAGGAACAGGAAATGATTTGTCCAGAGTATTGAAATGGGGTAAAGAGCATGATTCGAATTTAGATCCTACTGACATTTTACAAAAGATAGAACTTGCAGAAAGGGTTAACTTTGATAG GTGGAGTGTAAAAGTAAAACCACACAATGGATTAGGATCTACAGGATCACaacaaaatctttttatgtataattatctAAGCATAGGAGTGGATGCACAAGTAACATTAGACTTCCACCGCACAAGGCAAAGccgtttttatttgttcagtcatagaatttttaataag ttattatacatatgcTTTGGTACACAACAAGTCATGGAAAGAGAATGCAAAAATCTTGACAAAAGTTTAGAAGTGTACTTAGATGGCAAAAGAGTAGTTCTACCTTCTATAGAAAGCATAGTTATACTTAACATTCCATCATGGGCTGCTGGTGTTGACCTCTGGAATATAGGATTGGAAg AAGGACAAAACGAAGTAGGAGCTCAGAAAATTGATGATCAAAAGCTAGAGGTTTGTGCTCTTTACTCATCTTTTCACATGGCTCAATTACAAGTTGGTTACTCGCAACCACATCGATTGGGACAAGCTAGTGTTATAAaa GTAAAACTATTGAAATCATGTGCCATACAAATCGATGGTGAACCTTGGTATCAACATCCTTGTGAGcttaatattacttattgCAATCAAGCATTGAtgttgaagaataaaaattattaa
- the LOC124948507 gene encoding nurim homolog isoform X2, with product MIAKTFLMVLCITSLFYIFYVLRKLVYFLSDPNEHRKTLLLSIEDGNLNLSTLWSLLINSCLLSIFILQHSFMANATVKNVLKKLYINEIERSFYNTCSAATLCLLLDNWQFIPWINIWNLNISNNNILWSIFIFIHVLGWCIIYGGCLIMDISELVGFRQVYYKITARPSPMSKKSKELQRYYAHMRHPSFIGFLIILWIHPFMRWAIDKEDYQYHAHVLRCKQRECFF from the exons ATGATCGCGAAAACATTTCTTATGGTATTATGCATAACAAgtctcttttacattttttacgttttacgtAAATTAGTGTATTTCCTTTCTGATCCGAATGAACATCGGAAAACTTTACTTCTATCTATCGAAG atGGGAATCTAAATTTATCCACATTATggtcattattaataaactcTTGTTTATTAAGTATTTTCATATTGCAACATTCGTTTATGGCGAATGCTACagtgaaaaatgttttaaaaaagttatatattaacgagatagaaagaagtttttataatacatgCAGTGCAGCTACTCTTTGTTTATTACTGGACAATTGGCAATTTATACCGTGGATTAATATTtggaatttaaatatatctaataataacatattgtggtcaatatttatatttatacatgttCTTGGCTGGTGTATCATATATGGAGGGTGCTTAATAATGGATATTTCAGAATTGGTTGGCTTTAGGCAAGTTTATTATAAGATTACAGCAAGGCCTAGTCCTATGAGTAAAAAATCTAAAGAGTTACAACGATATTATGCACATATGAGACATCCCAGTTTCATTggttttcttataattttgtgGATACATCCTTTTATGAG GTGGGCTATAGATAAAGAAGATTATCAATATCATGCTCATGTCCTTAGATGCAAACAAAGAGAatgctttttttaa
- the LOC124948240 gene encoding mitochondrial E3 ubiquitin protein ligase 1-like: MEYVGELITLGIDSIIFGICLKQYLYCKDAIAAVKKADFYEIGSSLEEAVSNSNNKIEYVAIRGTVKSLGKPLHSINRKEITGVLQKLSIKEHVVARTTAGFWSNQEHTMQKIYNTIPFVLQNGRYKVEVLDPLSADILDMDVIADYFEPNVPSFSDHLWGFFTGVRQRGLQNTEEMLREGVVMTGIGEISSINKQNLLSLQPPADGSPFYLTTMSITSLIKKLDERKKTYKWLCFIFGAIILLISGVVARRFWKTRQERRLAEQLRENLAASRRQRRQFVRDSDLREDQLCVVCRTNPREIILLPCGHVCLCEDCADGIINQCPICREKIVQKAAAYII; this comes from the exons ATGGAGTACGTGGGTGAACTAATAACCCTTGGTATTGATAGTATAATTTTTGGTATTTGCCTGAAACAGTACTTGTATTGCAAAGATGCTATTGCTGCTGTAAAG aaagcAGATTTCTATGAAATAGGTTCATCTTTGGAAGAAGCTGTAAGTAATTCTAACAACAAAATAGAATATGTAGCTATCAGGGGTACAGTAAAGTCTTTGGGCAAACCACTACATAGTATTAACAGAAAAGAGATAACTGGAGTTTTACAAAAACTTAGTATCAAGGAACATGTGGTCGCCAGAACTACAGCAGGCTTttg GTCAAACCAAGAACACACAAtgcaaaagatatataatacaataccaTTTGTTCTACAAAATGGCCGATATAAAGTAGAAGTTCTCGATCCATTATCAGCAGATATTTTAGACATGGACGTTATCGCGGATTATTTTGAACCTAATGTACCTTCATTCTCTGATCATTTATGGGGTTTCTTCACAG GAGTACGTCAACGTGGTTTACAAAATACGGAAGAAATGCTCCGTGAAGGTGTTGTTATGACAGGAATCGGagaaatttcatcgataaataaacaaaatttattaagttTACAACCTCCAGCCGATGGTTCTCCATTTTACTTAACAACTATGTCTATTACTTccttaattaaaaagttagaTGAACGCAAAAAAACATATAA ATGGCTGTGCTTTATATTTGGtgcaattatattattaattagtgGAGTGGTAGCTCGGCGTTTTTGGAAAACTAGACAGGAGAGAAGATTAGCAGAACAATTAAGAGAAAATCTTGCAGCATCTCGCAGACAAAGACGACAATTTGTAAGAGATTCGGATCTCAGAGAAGACCAATTGTGTGTAGTTTGCCGCACAAATCctcgagaaattattttattaccatGTGGACATGTATGTTTATGTGAAGATTGTGCGGACggtattattaatcaatgcCCTATATGTAGAGAAAAAATTGTCCAAAAAGCTGCAGCGTATATAATCTGA